ATTGTTAAATGGTCTGATGATTATCCCGTTGGACAAGTATTATTTTTCAGAGGATTTTGTGGAATAATTCCAATTTTATTTCTTATTCCTAAAGATAGATATTTAGATTTTTACAAAACAACTAGACCCTTTCTTCATTTTAAAAGATGTTTAGCAGGATTAATTGCTTTGGTTTCTATATTTATAGCATTAAGAAATTTACCTTTAGCAACAGTTGTAAGCATTTCTTTTGCAGCACCAATATTTATAACAATATTTTCAATTTTTTTACTAAAAGAAAAAGTTGGTATTTATCGATGGTTAGCGGTCTTAGTTGGATTTTTGGGTATAATCTTCATCACTGAACCAGGTTTTAGCTCTTTAAATTTATATTATATTTATCCAATAATTTTTTGCTTAGGTTTATCTTACGTTGCTATTGCTATAAGAAAATTATCATCAACTGAGCCTGCTTGGTTGATTAGTTTTTTCTTTTCATTCTCTATAATGCTTTTAAGTTTTTTATCTTTTTATCAGGGATGGATCCTTCCAAGTTTAATTGATCTATTTTTGTTATCAATGGTTGGTATATTAGGGGGTCTTGCAAATTTATGGTTATCACAATCTTATAAATATTCAGAAGTGAGTTTAGTTTCTCCTTTAAAATATCTTGGATTAGTATTTGCAATAATATTTGGATATTTTATTTGGAATGAAATACCAACTTCTAAAACTTTATTAGGTGCCTTATTAGTTATAGTTTCATCTATTATTATATTTAGAAGAGAGAT
Above is a genomic segment from Candidatus Pelagibacter sp. FZCC0015 containing:
- a CDS encoding DMT family transporter, whose translation is MLSKNQLGFFYMFISVCAFSLMDVIVKWSDDYPVGQVLFFRGFCGIIPILFLIPKDRYLDFYKTTRPFLHFKRCLAGLIALVSIFIALRNLPLATVVSISFAAPIFITIFSIFLLKEKVGIYRWLAVLVGFLGIIFITEPGFSSLNLYYIYPIIFCLGLSYVAIAIRKLSSTEPAWLISFFFSFSIMLLSFLSFYQGWILPSLIDLFLLSMVGILGGLANLWLSQSYKYSEVSLVSPLKYLGLVFAIIFGYFIWNEIPTSKTLLGALLVIVSSIIIFRREMYLKKKLSVSRHE